In one window of Plasmodium cynomolgi strain B DNA, chromosome 13, whole genome shotgun sequence DNA:
- a CDS encoding glutathione s-transferase (putative): MAEEIVLYYFDARGKAELIRLIFAYLGIKYTDKRFGENGDAFIEFKNFKKEKETPFNQVPILEMDNIIFAQSQAIVRYLSKKYKISGNSELNEFYADMIFCGVQDIHYKFNNTNLFKQNETTFLNEELPKWSGYFENILKKNNCNYFVGDDLTYADLAVFYLYDDIETKYPNSLKNFPLLKAHNEFISNLPNIKNYISNRKESVY; this comes from the exons ATGGCGGAGGAGATAGTCCTATACTACTTCGACGCGAG GGGCAAAGCCGAGCTGATTCGGCTGATCTTCGCCTACCTGGGCATCAAGTACACAGACAAGCGCTTTGGCGAAAATGGAGACGCCTTCATCGAGTTTAAGAacttcaaaaaggaaaaggaaacccCCTTTAACCAAGTCCCCATACTAGAAATGGACAACATAATATTTGCACAAAGTCAAGCCATAGTAAGGTATCTATCAAAGAAGTACAAAATAAGTGGGAATAGTGAGCTGAACGAATTTTACGCAGACATGATTTTTTGTGGAGTACAAGATAtacattataaatttaacaacacaaatttgtttaagCAGAATGAGACTACCTTTCTTAATGAGGAGTTGCCTAAATGGTCAGGTTATTTTGagaacattttgaaaaaaaacaactgcAATTATTTCGTTGGCGATGATTTAACGTACGCCGatttggctgttttttatttatatgatgaCATCGAAACAAAGTACCCAAacagcttaaaaaattttccgcTGCTGAAGGCCCATAACGAGTTTATTAGCAACTTGCCcaacattaaaaattatattagcAACAGGAAGGAGAGCGTCTactaa
- a CDS encoding hypothetical protein (putative): MKIGDFTKAERVCPCDITADLRTWTCGEAKAKRGGGTPWARREGINSAPCGR; encoded by the exons ATGAAAATTGGAGATTTTACCAAAGCGGAGAGGGTCTGCCCGTGTGACATCAC CGCAGATTTGCGCACGTGGACCTGCGGAGAAGCAAAGGCGAAGAGGGGAGGCGGAACCCCCTGGGCGCGCAGGGAGGGAATCAACAGTGCCCCCTGCGGAAGGTGA